GGACGGTTCCGCCGAGGCCGCCTGATCGGCCCCGGGGAACCCAAGCACGTTTCACACCAGAAGCTAGGAAAGGTTGCCATCATGGCGAAGCTCAGCACCGACGACCTGCTCGACGCGTTCAAGGAGATGACGCTGATCGAGCTCTCCGAGTTCGTGAAGCAGTTCGAAGAGGTCTTCGACGTCAAGGCCGCCGCGCCGGTCGCCGTCGCTGCCGCCGCCCCGGGTGGCGCTGCCCCCGAGGCTGCCGCGGAGCAGGACTCGTTCGACGTCGTTCTGGAGAGCGACGGCGGCAAGAAGATCCAGGTCATCAAGGTCGTGCGTGAGCTGACCGGCCTGGGCCTCAAGGAGGCCA
Above is a genomic segment from Actinoplanes ianthinogenes containing:
- the rplL gene encoding 50S ribosomal protein L7/L12; this encodes MAKLSTDDLLDAFKEMTLIELSEFVKQFEEVFDVKAAAPVAVAAAAPGGAAPEAAAEQDSFDVVLESDGGKKIQVIKVVRELTGLGLKEAKDAVEAAPKAILEGVNKEKAEAAKAKLEGEGAKVTLK